From Woronichinia naegeliana WA131, the proteins below share one genomic window:
- a CDS encoding site-specific DNA-methyltransferase has protein sequence MARTSKSKSTAKEPKNYNHAEEHPQRPDIGTEPHFKKKKPPTAYRYDSSLAPELSWDENPAREQAEALIAKILESESLEEIKAAASQLKALGQPFLNWTGKAERESFDVPTLPLFVHERLSTRAIIETLKSHKVGGAQLNLFELFSDPQWSISDQILKAYEYHDKWVNRMILGDSLIVMNSLLQYEGMGGKVQMIYIDPPYGVKFGSNFQPFVRKRDVSHNDDNDFTREPEMVQAYRDTWELGLHSYLSYLRDRLLLARDLLTDSGSVFVQMGEENVHHVRELMDETFGSENFCRLIPYITTSFQADKLLANTTNYLLWYAKNQENIKVRSLFRQKQLGDSEAGEYKYLLLRDGSTRTMTKEEKSGMVSIPEGSKAFRYGPLTSQGFSEQGSQPFEFQGNIYKIGNNQHWKTSIDGLKNLAKKNLLIARVNSLSYFMFLHDFPVSPITNVWTDTKWGFDAGDKRYVVETNIKVIERCLLMTTDPSDLVLDLTCGSGTTAYVAEQWGRRWITCDVSRVPLALARQRLLTATFPWYQLRDGNSPASGFVYKRKQNSKGEEVGGIVPHITLKSIANNEPPAEEILVDRPETDNSIVRVCSPFTIEGTIPPPVDRSGEESPETEDIAIESSGSYEDRMLEILKKSPVLRLPGNRTINLTQIRQPAKSQNLSAEALVKASELDGTILGDVVDEALKVNLNKLPLSQKPVAFIFGPENGAIAERTVYEAAKEAERKDYAHLFIIGFAIAAKARQFVEDCQTAIGIPATYIQATPDLLMGDLLKHMRSSQIFSVCGLPDVKVHKTEEGKYQVELLGLDVFDPITMKNDSTSGNDVPAWFLDTDYNGLCFHVNQAFFPRTSAWDSIKKALKGTYDDEVWEHLAGTKSAPFDPGEHQEIAVKVIDDRGNELLVIKSLKGE, from the coding sequence CAACCGTTTTTAAACTGGACTGGTAAGGCAGAGCGAGAGTCTTTTGATGTGCCGACTTTACCGTTATTTGTCCATGAAAGGTTATCAACTAGGGCAATTATTGAAACCTTAAAATCTCACAAAGTAGGAGGTGCTCAACTAAATTTATTTGAGTTATTTAGTGATCCGCAGTGGTCTATTAGTGACCAGATTTTAAAGGCTTATGAGTATCACGATAAATGGGTTAACCGTATGATTCTCGGTGACTCGTTAATTGTGATGAACTCCCTTTTGCAATATGAAGGCATGGGGGGAAAAGTTCAAATGATTTATATTGATCCGCCCTATGGGGTGAAGTTTGGTAGTAATTTTCAGCCTTTTGTTAGGAAACGAGATGTTAGTCATAATGACGATAATGATTTTACGAGAGAGCCTGAAATGGTTCAAGCCTATAGGGATACTTGGGAGTTAGGCTTACATTCTTATCTCAGTTATTTACGCGATCGCCTATTGTTAGCTAGGGATTTGTTAACAGATAGCGGCAGTGTTTTTGTGCAGATGGGAGAAGAGAATGTTCATCATGTTAGGGAGCTAATGGATGAGACTTTTGGAAGCGAGAATTTTTGCAGATTAATTCCCTACATAACAACTAGCTTTCAAGCCGACAAATTACTTGCAAATACCACAAATTATTTACTCTGGTACGCAAAAAACCAAGAAAATATAAAAGTAAGGAGCTTATTTCGTCAAAAGCAACTTGGTGACTCAGAGGCAGGCGAATACAAATACCTTCTTCTTAGAGACGGTTCTACGAGAACAATGACAAAAGAAGAGAAATCAGGCATGGTGTCAATTCCTGAAGGTTCTAAGGCATTTAGGTATGGGCCTTTAACTTCTCAAGGTTTTAGTGAGCAAGGATCACAACCATTTGAATTTCAAGGAAACATATACAAAATAGGTAATAACCAACACTGGAAAACAAGCATTGACGGCCTTAAAAATTTAGCAAAAAAAAATCTCCTAATTGCCAGAGTTAACAGCCTATCCTATTTCATGTTTTTACATGATTTTCCTGTAAGTCCGATAACTAATGTTTGGACAGACACTAAATGGGGCTTCGATGCTGGAGATAAGAGATATGTCGTAGAAACCAATATAAAAGTAATAGAACGCTGTCTCCTAATGACCACAGACCCAAGCGATCTAGTCCTAGACTTAACCTGTGGAAGTGGCACAACTGCCTATGTCGCCGAACAATGGGGTAGAAGGTGGATTACCTGTGATGTTAGCCGCGTTCCCTTAGCTTTAGCCCGTCAACGATTATTAACTGCTACGTTTCCCTGGTATCAACTCAGAGACGGTAATTCTCCTGCTAGTGGTTTTGTTTATAAACGGAAGCAGAACAGTAAAGGTGAAGAAGTTGGGGGAATAGTCCCACACATTACCCTCAAAAGTATTGCTAATAACGAACCCCCCGCCGAGGAGATTTTAGTCGATCGCCCTGAAACAGATAACAGCATCGTGAGGGTTTGCAGTCCCTTTACCATCGAGGGAACCATACCGCCGCCTGTTGATAGGTCAGGAGAAGAATCGCCCGAAACGGAGGATATAGCGATAGAAAGCAGTGGCTCCTACGAAGACCGAATGCTTGAAATCCTGAAAAAATCTCCTGTCCTACGTTTACCTGGGAATCGCACCATTAACCTTACCCAAATTCGACAACCCGCTAAATCTCAGAATCTTTCAGCAGAGGCATTGGTTAAGGCCAGTGAGTTAGACGGCACGATTTTAGGGGATGTGGTAGATGAAGCCCTAAAGGTCAATCTGAATAAATTGCCTTTGTCTCAGAAACCTGTAGCCTTTATTTTTGGCCCAGAGAACGGAGCGATCGCCGAAAGGACAGTTTACGAAGCTGCTAAAGAAGCCGAACGTAAAGATTATGCTCATCTCTTTATCATTGGTTTTGCGATCGCCGCTAAAGCTCGTCAGTTTGTGGAGGATTGTCAAACAGCGATCGGTATCCCAGCAACCTATATTCAGGCCACCCCAGACTTGCTTATGGGGGATTTACTCAAACACATGAGAAGCTCCCAAATCTTTAGCGTTTGTGGTTTACCTGATGTCAAAGTTCATAAAACCGAGGAGGGTAAATATCAAGTTGAACTACTAGGCTTAGATGTCTTTGACCCTATCACCATGAAAAATGATTCAACATCAGGTAATGATGTCCCTGCTTGGTTTCTCGACACCGACTATAATGGTTTATGTTTCCATGTTAATCAAGCCTTTTTCCCCCGTACCAGTGCTTGGGATTCTATCAAGAAAGCCCTCAAAGGAACCTACGATGACGAAGTTTGGGAACATTTAGCGGGAACCAAGAGCGCACCCTTTGACCCAGGGGAACATCAAGAAATTGCTGTGAAAGTCATTGATGATCGCGGTAATGAATTGTTGGTTATTAAATCTTTAAAAGGAGAGTAA